A stretch of DNA from Carettochelys insculpta isolate YL-2023 chromosome 7, ASM3395843v1, whole genome shotgun sequence:
ACTCAGAGGGGTGAGTGCAGCAGGTGTAGAAACACCAGATATAGGGTTAAGCTAGTTAGCACCAATCCTGGCGGTAGCAAAGCTGGGGCCATACCAGCTTTCCTACCGGCTGGTTTTCTGACAACTTGCCCAGGCTCCAGAACATGTTAGTACAGATCACGCTGATGTGGGTGCTGCCTCAGCTTTGCTGCTATTGGTACTTCTGCTAATTAGATGAAAGTCAGCTGGGGTACGTCTAGCTGGGCTGTGACTACACCTctgactgcagtgcagacacactcTGGGAACCTCTCGAGACCGAGCAGCCAGCTTATGTTTACCTATATGGTTCCAATGGTCTGATCCAAAATGCTAGGAATCCCCAGTGCTTACGGGTGTCTCAATGAACTGACTTTCACCTGCTCTCTGTCAGGCAGTGGGTCAGGGCCTTTACTTCAATCACACCAAAATCCATTTTGTTATTCAACTTGGCTGCGGTCAGAAGTCAGCACTGAAGCAGTGATAGATAAAGGGAGCAGAGTTGCCAAGTGATGGATGAACCTCCTTGGGAACGGAAGTTGCTGATTTAGTTCCTTGCACTGGCATAAGCTAACGTGCAAGGCTCCCAGCAGCAGAAAATACACCTGGGGAGGGTGCCTGCATAGCTCATCCCCCCTGGGGGCCTGTAACAAGCCATTATAGCTGGTGGGAAGTgccaggctaggtctacactggccacCGAAAAACCAATGCTGAGGTTTGAACTTCCAGGGCGCCATTTCCTGCATACACAAGACGATACGTTCCAGGGTCagtgtcaaccccagaactccttgtgagcgaCCAGGATTAAGGAACGTCAGCAGGAAGTGCACCCCCggcaacattctgcagtgaggatggGGATCGatgtcaacagctgcaaaatcaattttaggtatgcaattggcatacctaaaattgtgtagcagctgtcAACATCCCCagtaagcgtagacatagccccagactGGGAGAGACTTGGCCAAGAACTCTAGGTCCTAGGAGATGCACTGATTGCATACATCCTCCATATACCTTGCACGACTCCAGTCATACACTACTTCCAGTTTTAAGCTGCTCGGCCCCCAGCAAAGCAGTGGGGCAAAACCTTCAGCCCTCCCTGGAAGTACAGCcactgctgtggagcagcacagtCTGCATTCTCCTGTACTAGCCACCTGATTTCTGGAAGGGGAAATGCTCATGGGCACAGCTATTTTCTCCTTACCTTATTCTTTATAGACAGGTCTGCATGGGCTTCAAGTAGCAGAGGAATGATGGACTGATTTTTCATTTCACAGGCATAGTGAAGGGCTGTGCTGCCGGACTGAAAATAAACACAGTGCAGGTACAGGTTACCTTTGCCACTCTTTGAGCTGAACATTTAGACGTACATTCCTCTGTAGTTTCATCAGCCCACCTGCAGGTTGAAAGTTGTTTTGTGGGGcgagagggagggtgggagctgtCTGGAGCTGGGATGCGGTTTAACTGCCATGTCCTGACTccaaagggctggtggggaggggagacagctttcagtggttacttgtttattCAATATCCCCAGCCTGGCATTGTGCGGGTTTTGAAAACGTGCctgtgcttgctgtctaagaTGGCATATTCTGTGGTGGAGTTGAAGCAttgatgcatttgatccttgtttagcttgttgtatgcactactatgttgcaaacctctctagtaagactgtcaCCATAGCAAATGTAaggaaatgtgatgtttatgagcaatcgattgaGGTGAAAAAAGTGGGTATGCTCTGGAATTGTCTCATTGTAGTGTGTCATGTTACTGAGACagctgggaaccactgggctaagCCACAACATAAGGATCTAGATACAGGCCCAGACTTCAGTCTCTGCAAAGCTTGAGCCTGCAGGAGGGATGAAAGAGGGACAGGCTGGCTCAAATGGCAGgatgggtgctgggggagggatttGTCAGAATTTATCAGCTATCTGCTGGCTGTGGAACTATATACAATGCTTGGGGAAGCACAGTTGTCCTGGAGACCTGGGTATAGAACGTCTGAACAAAGGAGACAAATCTATGTGGCATTTCTCCAAGTCACAATGAAATTTCTGTTCACTGTGGACACTCATAAATCCACATGGATGTACAGATCTGTGAGAAAAACTGGGGGCTGAGGAAGCTGTGTCATGCAAAGGTATCCGGTTGGAATGAAAATTACCTCTGAGATTCGGTACTGGGTATCTaatggcagcagtggcactgCCAAACCAGGCCCACACTCAGAAGGGAATGATGAGTATACAGAAGCCCACGAATATGCTTGATGGCAGGCCCACAAAATGGTAGTCTAGCCCTGAATAAACAGCATGAGACCAGGTCCATGGATGTGTGTGAAGCTAGGCTGATGGTTCACATGCAGGATGGGTTGATTTAATttaaatcacaaaacaaaaacaaaaacaaaaacaaaatcattgatttaaatcaagttaccaaaaatgccaagactgactgtgcttagagggcacttaattttggagtgaACCCTTCTGAACTCACTGGCATTTCTGTTGTTCTGTTGAGTtgcttttgtttggttgtttggttattttttttttctatttgttgttgttgtttgttttttgagaagACAAGTATAGactggggttcccttggaaaagctgagttatgctgaagtaaaatagggactagacttatggcatcaccattgtGCTCTGTGACCAAGGTGTTCCAAAATAAAGGCATGTGTTATGTCatgtaaaataagaaaatgacactttgTGGCAACTCTATATTTCTCTTACTGTAGCTTTCTGTATTCTACAcctgagtgatagattctaaccAAGGCGACTGGTGCAGAGATGCAGGGGCCAGGctccagccatgtgcccctgcttGGCCTCTGGCccatcctcttcctgcccctgctccgccctgcctgcctcttcctgcagaagcgcTGCACTGCTTCCAGTAAGCGTGGGACCATTCCCTACCCTGCAGAAAAGCATGGTTTGAGAGTAGCGTGAGCTTAGGCTGCTCTCGGGCCACAGCActctgggagaggggtgggacTGCACTCAGCAGAAGTGGTGTGGCACTGACAGTGAAGGGGGGGGTACACGGGAGGGGGGGAGCATGTGACCCCTGTGCACATCTGACGAATTGTCTTTGGCTTCTAAACCtacttaactaattaaacaagccataaggattaactaagctaaactttttttctcgtggcatccaacacagcaaacagcctgggaatttacttgtcaaatgaCCCTTATACTAAAAAGAGCATAAAGAGAATCTTAATGAATGACGCATTGCAAAGTGAGTTATTTACATTAATagccagttgatccactcagccatacccacatcttcatccacacaattttctcccaataagcagggattttttatgatgtttcattcttgcaactgaGCCTTGCATCTTTcccttgcactgcttacacttaaCATAATTTCCGTTTTTACCCagagaacaaatttcttcaaaatattcccaaataGAGTCTCTCTTACACCCAAAAGCCAAGACAGTTTCTCTGTGGCAAAAGCgcgggggaatataggaagcagTGTGTACACTGAacgccttcttttttttttttaatctgctctaCTGGTCCCTTCGATGCTATCTcccatcctttcctatatattgtctctctgtcctaagacaatgtcttaactaacgcCTCTGCCATACTTGGCCAAGGTCCATCACCACATGAGCACAGAACAAAACCGATCCTATCCaacttgtgtctttctttgcacgtgTTACTTTTTAATCTGCTGAAATTAACAGAAACAAagttgaaagcccagaactttcaagaagcaagagctagtagttaggctggacagactagagccatttaATTCATTTGCATGAGATtgtaagtgtatgtgtagcatgtttgtgattagatttaattgtaacttatttttagtaaaaaacttaatattttattgatgattttttaaaatatcaaaacattcaatttaaattaaagcaatcagatttttttaatcatcaATTTTATCCACCCTTTTCCTATATAGGATTGGAACTGGAACCTACCCTGACTTTGGAGAGAGGGAGCTTCTAGCTCAGCTGTTCATACACTAATACCACGCCATCACTTGGAAAAGCGACAAGTCTAACCTCCCTAGCCTAGGGAATCAGCTCCCTTCTGGTGCACTTTCAGGAAGATTTGTGCTACCTGACTCAACACCTACTGGCCAATTTGATAGTCCCTGTGCTAAAAACAATATAGTTCCATCGCCCCTGCTGGATGAAAGCATGTTCACTCCACTAAGGGCTGACTAGTGACTGAACTCAAGTTTGCTTTCCTCTACAGCTTATACTCCTTTAAAGGTGGTATGGCAATATGACACTTAACTAAGCCTCCACCACAGCAGTCAAGCTGACAGTCAAATGTAGCACACCAAAGTAAGGGGAGTGTCTCCAGCATTTCACATTTGTTTTAGCTACTCTAATTAGCAAGTAATTAAAATCTAGCAGCAAGAATAACTGAGTTGAATAAAAGCCAGGCAGGGCTCTGAAGGGGGAGAAAATTGTGTACTTGAGCAAATTTCACCCAAAAAAGGACCACGGTGAGCTGCAATGCCAGACAAATTTAATTTATCAAGCCAGCCTCTCGGCGGCTGAGCTTCCTCTGAAAGCATTACTCTATATTTCTAGTAGCCTCTGAAAGCTACCTTTCTAAATTAATGAAATGAATGTTGCATACACCGTGTTGGCAATTGAGCTCTGTGGCGGTACAAACCCACTTACATAATCCGTAGCGTTAACATCTGTGCCAGCTCGAAGTAACATCTTGATTAGGTGTTCATTCTGCTTAGTCTTTGATACCTGTGTAACACATGAAAAAAGTCCAACAGAACTGGAAAGCTCATTCAGATAACACGCGCTGTTGAGCAGATTTGGGCTACCCACGAGTGTTCTACTCAAAACAAGGAACACGCCCTATTTGCGCAGCACATTTAAATGTGACGCTCCTGGTCTTAGCACTATGTCAGTTATATTCAGAGCCAAATCCTGAGGTCTGTACACATTGTTACAGTTCTTAGTCAGTCCTTAATTTGAAAATCACAGCCCATGATTATTTTGTGTATATTTACAACTCTGGATGAACTATAATACACGGTCCTGCCTGTGATCGCTGATTGGTGGGTATCACAGGCTGGCCCAGGTGTTTTTTGATAGAGACTTGAGAAGAAGTGGACACAGatgctctgtctctctcccaccgcctccccatccccccacccccagcataagTTAAGCCTATGAGCTATAGAAACCATGTTGGGAGTCTGGGGAGTCTGCCTATAGAGGGTGGCCTCAGCAGGAGCACACCTAAGGATCCTGTGCCAAAGATGTGAGATAAAAAGGAAGAGACTTCCTATGTTTCTTCATGAACTTTATTAATAACCCATGTTCCATGATAGAGTATTACTTGACAAGTAAAAGCCTATGGCAAAGTCACTGGAGAGTCTAGGAAGGAGAAAATGAAACAACAGCTGGTCCAGGTATCGCTGGTGTGTGGTAATGGTTTCAGTCAGGCATGTAATTCTCCACTTGTACGCCTCAGATGGCCCAAAATGGCTTCCTTCACATGGTGTGACCTTGCATGTATGGGGCAGATGAGGTCATGCTGTGAGAGGGAGTCTGGCTTGTTCTGCAACATGTGGTGAGGACGCCGGATGGAATTGGCCTGTAGGCTACTGTTTGGATCACGGCTTCTGGGATGTGTAATGGGCACCTCACCTACAGTGATGCTATGCCACTGCCAGGAATGTAACTTGCggatgaaaaaaatacaaggtaGGTCTTTCTAGCTTAGTTTGTACTCACCATGAGAAGATAGCCAATAAGCAGAACAGGCATGAGGATGATAATGAGCAGGTAGTCAAGGAAATTAAACCGTTTCCTCACAGCATAGTGCAAACAGGTGCGGTCTTTCTAAACAGAGAAAATATATTGGTTGTTATCTTAGCTGCACAGTTACTTTCCTTGTGTATTTCACAGCTTTCCAACTGGATATATATCTGGTGTATTTCTTCTCTTTCGTCAATGTGGAAACACGGATGTGTGTATCTTGCTCAACTGGGTGAAATACACTTCATCGTTGCAAAGCCACGTCCCCTGAATTTCACTGGGGGTGCCTGAGactgggggatggggaaagggaAGAGTGCACTGCAGTTCCCATATGGTTGTGCCTGTGGAGGCAGAACAGCAAGAATAGACTCCACCGTTAAGTGTCCCATATTAATTGTCAATCTGCATCATCAGCGACCCCATTGGCTTTTCCCTAgtcaaggggtggggtggggtggggaaagggggtaATGCAGCAGAAGTGGGGTGAGGCTGTGAAGGAGGCAGGTCTGGCCAAAGAGTCTGTGGGGCCCAAAGTGGCACACTGATTGTGGGTCTGGCCAAAGGGCAGTAGATGACATAGTCAATTGGAAGCACGGGGGCCATGAAGgcaccttgctcaccttgccctaaggctggaCCTGGACAGAGGGTTTGGACTAAGCAGTGAGACAGGGCTACTGCAGGGAGTGCTCTCCATGCCCTGAGGAGGCAGAGGTGCTTCTGCATGGTGTGGAGGAGATAAGTAAGAGCCTAACAGCtctgctctctcttcctctcctggtTAAAAATGGTCTGCCCTGCCTCGGTAGTGCTGCCACAGCAGGCctgggaaggaagagaaaagggCTCTCTCGGCATTCCTGCCCTGGGTGGAGAAAGAGACACACAGACATACATGAATGACACCTGAACTGATCCTCCTTGTCAGGCCTGGGAGGGGGTGAAGAGCCTCCAAAGCCATAGGAGAAACAGAGTGAAGTGGTGGGGGCCAGGTGGGTGAAGAACTGTGGTGTGGGTAGAGCTGATGTGCAGGCAGGGTCACAACATTAATTACTATAACCAAAAATCCAAAACCTCTCATTCACTGTCACATACGATCTGAGAGCAGTTGACTTCAAAACTTGAGAGACAGCTTACAAAACATTTTGGGGCCATCTCAGGACCTTTTATTGGGTCTGACAGTGAGGTTTGAACTTCTGAGGTTGGCAACGTTGCAAACATTTTCTTCCACTCCTAGCTGCAAAATGTAGATACTTGGCTATTGGCACTCACCTTGTTTCTGATGTTCACATCAGCATTCTCCTTCAAAAGGTGGCTGACTATTCTACTGTTTCCCTTTCTGCAGGCACAGAGTAGGGGAGTGTCTCCACTGAAGCTGTCTTGAACGTTCAAGTAATTGCTATCCTTTTCCAACAACAGCTGAACTTGATTGAAATCATTATCATAAGCTGCTTGGCAAATCGGCTgaggaaaggaggggaaaaaatgataATACGCTGTAAGCCTGAACCTTGGAAGAGCCAAGTACTTCttactaaggccaggtctacactatggggaaatattgatttaagatatgcaactgcagctatgtgaattgtgtagctggagctgaCGTATCCTACATCAATTTTTCCTgccatcccttactccttgtgacagtAGGGAGTATCAGGGTTGACAGTGGAGCCCTGGTGGTTTGACTTAGCATAGCCCCACCAGCTACGCTAAATTGAacactggaagatcaactgccacCGCATCAGTCTTCCagtaaatgtagacataccctaagtgaaATGAGTCCTCCTAACTCTCACTGAAGTAGATGCGAACACCCTCAATTCTCACCTTTTATAAGGCTCTCGGCACCTTACCTTCATATTGTTTTAGACAATATgagggctgggcaaaatacagcctgggGGGCAGATTCAGTCCACCAAGCCTCCAGATCTAGCCTGTGGATGCAAaagggagcctcaggcaggctttctGCCTGCCGGCTCCTACTGGCCACTCAGAAAAGTAGCTCCGGGGCCTTGCTTGCCTTGCAACAGCTGTGAgcctggtgggggagagggaaggaggttCACATACTGCCCTCCCTGGCCTCACCATCccatcccattggctggtttctggccaatggcaGCTTCATGTTTGAAGAAAAGGCAGCATATGAGcaccccttccccacacttcAGGATCATGGCTATTCAGAGAGCATCTGCCCTGGCCTAAAAAACCTGCTAGGCTCCTGCCAGAGAGTCACCCAGGCAAATCTTCCAACTAGAGCCTGCCTCTgggaccccagcccctcccttctccaaattctctgcccgccccccacatcacccaaaccctctgccaccCTCCTGCACGCAGAAcaccttccagaccctgcaccccaaacccctgccctaggtcacaacccaaaccccttgCCGTCCTGTGGCCTGCCCCAGATCTTAACTGCCTCCTGCatgcaaactccctcccagacccacccGCACTCCAGTCCTTTACCCCAAGCTCCTTCTGTACACAGCCTTTGTCAGAGACcctacacctcctccattaacatcatggaagagtgtggcccttgaccactttccacaTTCTTGCAGTGCCCTCCGCCGatccaaaattattgcccaccccaggacTATCCAGTTAATTTAGATGAATGTTGCAGTGATAGAGAAATTCCACGAGAGGGCGCCATGAGACAAATCACAAGGCAAATATGCCTATTGGCGTGTAAAGTTTAGGAAAGCAGGAGGTTTGGCAACACTGTAATAAACCAAGCTATTAATTCCTGTATGTGCAGCTGGAAGGCGATTCTCCAGACAGAGCTGAAAACTACCGCTGCCatcctaaccactgggctataaTTTATGAGGGAGCAATTCCTGAATTCCcttttttggtggtttttttgcCTCTTTAGGTCAAACATCTTtgtctggtgtgggggagggggattcccttttttttaatgtttaaagaCAACTTTAGCCCTGCAAAATGTTTACTATGGCTACTAGCTGCTCCAGTTGAGTTCCATCCTGAAAAATGCTGGACCTCAGCCCATTAACCCACCCAAACAGGAATTTACAGAGGgtgagctgtgttccctgtaagctgagcttttgggtggccacccaggagagattcaagtgcagCTGAGCTGATTAGCTGCGCACCCCCAGCCcgtcacagtgggcagcatgcgcttctgttggtggtacacacCCACTCATGCCTTGGTCCACATAAAACATTTGTTCTACTCATGGTTCTGCTCAGGGAACCCAGATGGTGAGGAATCCTGTTGGATCTAAACTGCTGCGTCAGAAGCCGGTTTTGCACAGTCACTTTCCAGACTAGTTAAAATGGACACTTTCTAAAAGAAGTCAAGAAAGGATCATTTCACTTCTGTAAATACTGGTCAAGAAGTTTAAATATAAGTAGCACAATTTCTCACCTGGGCAaatcgttttgttttttttctttctttcagaaatCCCAACCCCATTAACAGATGACTGAATGTCGATAGTGAAATGGCACTGTGTTACCATGCACTAGGGAACTTCTCCTGTGCTCCAACGGGTCTAGCAGAACAATTATTGTGCAGCACATTAGTGTGCTGTGGAAATCATATCCCTTCAGCATGGGATGATGCTCCATTTAGACCTCTCCTGAGAGTGCTAGAGAAGGTCCTAGGTAGAATCTTCTCAACGCTCTTAACAGTGAAAGCTTACATAGAAAAGTCATTTAATTTCTCAGCAATATCCTTCTTTCTTCGACTGCTCCCTTTAACCCTGGGTGATCCAGTGGACCTAGAAGATCTGCCCAAGTGTTCTTCCTGGCATAcagtacttaaaaaaaatctcacttctTTGTTTTACCCCTTCTGATATTTGCTGTCGTCATATTTCCTGCTCTATTTTATGCTAGAAGGGGCTCAACGTTCAGTGGTCTAGGAGAGTAAGAGGGTGTGAGGGAAGATTATTCTGGTCAGGAGGCTGCATACGCTCCCAGCTGGACTAGTTTCACCTGTTCTCTTCCCACTACCCTATCAAAGAACAGCGCTAAACAGGCATCCTTAGGCGCCCTTTTTTTTAATGCTAATTGGTCTGGAGCTGTTCTGTGAGATAAGAGCTGCAAGCACTGGGGGCCAAAGTTCCTTGAGACTGATGGGCAGAAATCACAGCCAAGAGCTGGATGGCAGCAGATGAtgactgacagccagcagggttggggcagagAGATGTAACAAGCAGTAGGCAAGGTAGCACAGTGGTTGGTGAGTAACTAGAGGAGTGAGCAAGATGCCTCTTTACTTCTCCCCACATAGAATGGGGGGGTGAACTCTTGGATGCTCCTCTGAACTCAAGGTCTGCACTAACCAAGGGCAGCAAttgtgagtggggtgcagagaagggttggcCATGTGAAGGGGACATTTCAATTGCTGGACTTCAGAACCTGAGAGAGGAAAAGGCCACTGCCCAGCTTAGGTGGGGTGGATCTTTGACTCCTGGTTTACATTTGTGAATCCTGTTTGCGGCATTTCctcaaattaatgccaagttacttcccttCCTTTTATTAAACGTCTCTTTTCtactctcagactctgtgcttgcaagtggggaagtattgcctctcagaggcaccaggggcagtgtgtgaatttcccaagtaatggggtgggggctggagccagttctgtgttggacaGATGGAGAGGCACCCCAAGATATTGaatccagctctggctgctgctggttgcACCTGACAGAAGGGTTACACGTCAGTGGTGCTCTTGCTATATGATGCTGCTATGCAAAACACTTCAGGTTTATTTAAGCTCACTTCTACTTTTTGTCTCAGACCTTGTAACCTTCAGCTGCTTCTGTTTATAGAGAAAGGGTGGAGGGTGTCTTGGTAAGATGAACACCACAGGGAAGTAATTTCCCTCGAGTAGGAAGATCTGTGTTGTGACGGATTTAACAATGTCCTGGACAAAGCTGACAGAATGCAGAccgacagagagagagccatgctagtctgtattctatcaaaacaaaaaagcagttaagtagcactttaaagactaacaaaataattcattaggtgatgagcttttgtgggacagacccacttcttcagctcatagctataccagaacagactcaatatataaagcacagagttgCAAAAATTGTTGAGACTAACATTACTGACGTAAACAATGGCTTTGGGGATCAACTGTATTAAAAAGGCAACTGTTTGTGCTCTTGTGAGATAACATACCTTAAGTTTCATACTGACTGGTTGTCAGCGCTTTGAAGCCACCCCTGGACAGGTCTGTATATACTATTTCAAACTGCATTCTCCAGGGACCAGAAGGCAAAGATTTTGGGCACCAATAGGCCAATTTTTAAACCTCCTTAGGGTCTTCTTGCTGACCAACCAAATGGAGAGGACCAACAGGGCTGACAGCCTCAGTAGGCCCCCAGGCAAGGAGTGGGGGCttctccatgcccctggaagggtgGGTCCTTGGTGCAAGGAGCAAAGctaggacagccagccctcagtgcagccTGGACCGTGGCAcccgcagctcccagcactgcccaAAGCACATCAAGCAGCATTCCAGCAGCAACCTAAAgaggccagggctctggctgcaacTAACACAGCAGTAGCACTGGCTGAGAGGTCTGGACCATTTGATACCACTGGGTCCCAGGGAATTGCCCCATTTGCccaccctgttggtgggcctggacAGGACCTCTGGTCCAAGGAGGCTATTCATATTAGGGAAAGGTTGGAAGGACTGGGCCTACTGAACCTCATAAGACTGTGTACTTTGTTCTGAATGGACGCTGAGATAAACTTGAAAACATAAAGAAATAACTCGAGGTTTTGAAGGAAGAACTCTTGTCAGAGCCCATGTTAGTGTTGAGGTATCTTTGGTAAATTTATTTGCATGCAtatagttttcatttattttgtccGTCTGTGGTGCTTTTACCTTACAAATAAAATAGGCCTTGCATAGGAAGTACCACGTAGTAACGAGCAGCTACACTGGTAAAGCTCTGAAGAGAAAGTTTCACAAGCTTGCTGTGTCAGAGTCTCTTGCTCAGTGAGGGCAGAGAACTGTTCAGCCTGGAGATATCTCAGCCAGAAGGAGGAAAGATACAGGACTCCAAGAGAGCTGACAGTCAAGGAACCTTCTTCAAAATTGCAAGTGACTAACCTCACAGCTGGATCGTCtcctttttttaacagaaaaatagCAAAGAGGAAGAGTAACCGCAAACTGACCAAGCCTAATAGCTAACAGCAGGTACCAGAGCCTTAGAGGACAAGCTAGGGACTTAGCAAACAGTTTCATTCTCTTACAGTGAGGAGCACTCTGCCTTAGGGTTGAGGCACCCTAGTCGAACAGCATGAAGACCCTTGCGTTACTGCTGCACTTGAGAAATAACTTCAGTCTCCTGGGTTGCTGATATGACGACTCCCAGGAATACTGAAGTAAAATGAACAAATGGAAGCACAAAGCGGCAATCGCAGCTCTGGGAGAATGCCTGCCGTGTGAAGAAGAGCACGGGCTGGTGCCGGAGATGACTGCTGTGAAGTTTTAGGAAAACACCACCGATCTGCATGGCCAGAATGCTGATTTACAAGCTCACATTACAGAACCCGAAAGACAACTGCCTGATTGAAAGAGGAACAAGCTACTTTAGGAGAAGGTATAAAAGGAAGCAGCCCCGAATATAATTAGCAAGATGGAATCCCAGGTCAGTGAACCTGAACTGTTTTGACAGGCCTAACTTTTCGGCTCTGAAATACCATTGGGATTCACAAAGCCTGGCTCAGGCTCCCTGTACAATGAATGGGAAGAGACAGGCACTTTAAAATGGGACACTCAAAAGCCAGCACACTATGCGGCCCTTGTGTAGGCTAGCAAAGGGAGATGCCAAGTCAAGAGATGCACTAACTGCATGCCTCCCTTCACCTGGAATCTCAGCGGCAAACCCTGTCTTGATATTAGGCACCAACATTGGTTTTTAACAAGAAGTCAGAAAGGGGGATCTCCCTCATAAAttacagctcagtggttaggatGGCAGTGCAACAAAAACTGGAGAATgtcccagattcccaaggcattctgttgacagtaaattgaaaggatgtagcacttttgtcaacagtgttctgccactcccccatgaggcagaaggcctctgtcgacagacatctgtcaacagaaagctggtctggatgttctggggtccctctgtcaacagacagagcttccaggacaccgggcagcccccgtctgctgtacttccggttggctgttttgttgaaagagtggccaggcagtccagctctTCGCTGCCAACGGAGAGGATCACCTTTTCAATCTGCTGTACAGTCTGgctgtgctctgtcgacagactttttgtcggaagatatcttccaacaaaaacttctgtcaacaaatccctgtaatctaggcaTAGATGTGTGTCTGCCCTTGCAGGTGTGTCTGAAGAAGGCTAGTCTCACACTAGTCACCATCAACAGTCAGATCAACGTGCCCGTAGacatgtttgtttaattttttccacTGCTATGACTAATATGTACATTGACTTAACAAGATTGATCTGATGACTGTGTGCGCCATTAGTCATGGATTCCTGAAGGGAAGAGTCCCAGGTGCTGAGCTC
This window harbors:
- the ANKRD22 gene encoding ankyrin repeat domain-containing protein 22 — its product is MGILYSEPICQAAYDNDFNQVQLLLEKDSNYLNVQDSFSGDTPLLCACRKGNSRIVSHLLKENADVNIRNKKDRTCLHYAVRKRFNFLDYLLIIILMPVLLIGYLLMVSKTKQNEHLIKMLLRAGTDVNATDYSGSTALHYACEMKNQSIIPLLLEAHADLSIKNKNGETPLDIARRLKFTNIEHMLKKAS